Proteins encoded within one genomic window of Mycolicibacterium aubagnense:
- a CDS encoding primosomal protein N', with product MLSVPHLDREFDYLVPADLSDDAQPGVRAKVRFNGRLVDGFILERRSDTDHSGKLGWLDRVVSAERVLTPEVQRLAEAVAARYAGSRPDVLRLAIPPRHATVEKQAPPELPPFTPHEVDAGAWAHYGRGAQFLEALGEGRAARAVWQALPGEDWATRLCEAAAVVVNTGRSALLIVPDQRDVDAVHAAALTLVDESRVVALSAGLGPSQRYRRWLSVLRGAARLVIGTRSAVFAPVADLGLIVVWDDGDDSLAEPRAPYPHAREVAMLRAHQLRCGAVIGGFSRTAEAQALVRSKWAHDLVAGRSVVRARAPRVVALDDDAHTHERDAAARTARLPSMALGAARAALSAGRPVLVQVPRRGYVPALACGKCRTIARCRHCTGPLSLPDRDTVGAVCRWCGRQDSVLRCGRCGSDAVRAVVVGARRTAEELGRAFPGVPVVTSGGDAVVTDVPARPAVVVATPGAEPRADGGYGAALLLDGWALLGRQDLRAAEDTLRRWMSASAMVVDRASGGTVAVVAESSIPTVQALVRWDPVGHADSELDGRIEVGLPPAVHLAAVDGIPEAADALLHAAELPPDAEVLGPVDLPFGARRPPGLDPGAPVHRMLVRVPRDRGLVVAAALRRASGVLSARHDHEPVRVQIDPLHIG from the coding sequence ATGCTGTCGGTGCCGCACCTGGACCGCGAGTTCGACTACCTGGTGCCCGCCGACCTGTCTGACGACGCCCAGCCGGGTGTCCGGGCGAAGGTCCGGTTCAACGGCCGGCTGGTCGACGGCTTCATTCTCGAAAGACGTTCGGACACCGACCATTCCGGCAAACTCGGCTGGCTGGACCGCGTGGTGTCTGCGGAGCGGGTGCTGACCCCGGAAGTGCAGCGCCTCGCCGAAGCGGTTGCCGCCCGGTACGCGGGCAGCCGTCCCGACGTGCTGCGGCTGGCCATTCCGCCCCGGCACGCCACCGTCGAGAAACAGGCGCCGCCGGAACTCCCGCCGTTCACCCCGCACGAGGTCGACGCCGGCGCCTGGGCGCACTACGGCCGCGGTGCGCAGTTCCTCGAGGCGCTCGGCGAGGGCCGGGCGGCCCGCGCCGTGTGGCAGGCACTGCCGGGGGAGGACTGGGCCACGCGGCTGTGTGAGGCCGCGGCCGTCGTCGTCAACACCGGCCGGAGTGCGCTGCTGATCGTCCCCGACCAGCGCGACGTCGACGCCGTCCACGCCGCGGCCCTGACGCTCGTCGACGAGTCCCGGGTGGTCGCGCTGTCCGCGGGTCTCGGGCCGTCGCAGCGCTATCGGCGGTGGCTGTCGGTGCTGCGCGGGGCGGCGCGGCTGGTGATCGGCACCCGCAGTGCGGTGTTCGCCCCGGTCGCCGACCTCGGATTGATCGTCGTGTGGGATGACGGCGACGACTCGCTCGCAGAACCCCGCGCGCCCTATCCGCACGCTCGTGAGGTCGCGATGCTGCGGGCGCACCAATTACGTTGCGGCGCAGTCATCGGCGGCTTCTCGCGTACCGCGGAGGCACAGGCGCTGGTGCGCAGCAAGTGGGCGCACGACCTGGTGGCCGGCCGCTCCGTCGTACGCGCGAGGGCGCCTAGGGTCGTCGCACTCGATGACGACGCCCACACGCACGAACGGGACGCCGCCGCCCGCACCGCGCGGCTGCCGTCGATGGCGCTGGGGGCCGCGCGGGCGGCGCTGAGTGCCGGGCGGCCGGTACTGGTGCAAGTGCCGCGCCGCGGCTACGTTCCCGCGCTGGCGTGCGGCAAATGCCGGACCATTGCCCGGTGCCGGCACTGCACGGGCCCGCTGTCGCTGCCCGACCGGGACACCGTCGGCGCCGTCTGCCGCTGGTGTGGCCGCCAGGACAGCGTGCTGCGCTGTGGCCGGTGCGGCTCGGATGCCGTGCGTGCTGTGGTGGTCGGTGCCCGGCGGACCGCGGAGGAGCTGGGCCGCGCCTTTCCGGGCGTCCCGGTGGTCACCTCCGGTGGCGACGCCGTGGTGACCGACGTACCCGCCCGCCCCGCGGTCGTGGTGGCGACCCCGGGCGCCGAACCACGCGCCGACGGTGGCTACGGCGCGGCACTGTTGCTGGACGGGTGGGCGTTGTTGGGCCGCCAGGATCTGCGCGCCGCCGAGGACACGCTGCGCCGGTGGATGTCGGCGTCGGCCATGGTGGTCGACCGAGCCTCCGGCGGCACCGTCGCGGTGGTGGCCGAATCGTCGATCCCGACGGTGCAGGCGCTGGTGCGCTGGGACCCGGTCGGGCACGCCGATTCCGAGCTCGACGGCCGCATCGAGGTCGGACTACCGCCCGCGGTGCATCTCGCGGCCGTTGACGGCATCCCCGAGGCGGCGGATGCGCTGTTGCACGCCGCCGAACTGCCGCCCGACGCCGAGGTGCTGGGCCCGGTCGACCTGCCGTTCGGCGCGCGCCGACCACCCGGGCTCGACCCCGGGGCGCCGGTGCACCGGATGCTGGTGCGGGTGCCGCGCGACCGTGGGTTGGTGGTGGCGGCAGCGCTGCGCCGGGCCAGCGGTGTGCTCAGTGCCCGGCACGATCACGAGCCGGTGCGGGTGCAGATCGACCCGCTGCATATTGGGTGA
- a CDS encoding lysoplasmalogenase: MSSPYAPRRRLWVGAAVVAAGYGVFLIVTALRLPSGADLTGQFALQPEIKALPALLLAVAAAGHTIVRERRWLVAALVFSAGGDFLLAIPGWPLGFVFGLGSFLIAHLCFLAALLPLARRTPAATAGAGALVVVCIGLIVWFWPSLVAQQMTIPVTVYMAVLVAMVCTALFADLPTRWTALGALCFAVSDGMIGISKFVLGNEALAVPIWWAYAASLLLITAGFFAGRTVSAASATPAA, from the coding sequence ATGAGTTCACCGTACGCACCGCGCCGGCGGCTGTGGGTGGGGGCCGCCGTGGTCGCCGCGGGCTACGGCGTCTTCCTCATCGTGACGGCGCTGCGGTTGCCCTCGGGCGCCGACCTGACCGGCCAGTTCGCCCTGCAGCCCGAGATCAAGGCATTGCCCGCACTGCTGCTGGCCGTGGCCGCGGCCGGACACACCATCGTGCGCGAACGCCGCTGGCTGGTCGCCGCACTCGTGTTCTCGGCAGGCGGTGACTTCCTGCTGGCGATCCCCGGGTGGCCGCTGGGATTCGTGTTCGGGCTCGGCTCGTTCCTGATCGCACATCTATGTTTCCTGGCCGCCCTGCTACCGCTCGCCCGGCGTACCCCGGCCGCCACCGCCGGTGCCGGGGCCTTGGTGGTGGTCTGCATCGGGCTGATCGTCTGGTTCTGGCCGAGCCTGGTCGCGCAGCAGATGACCATCCCCGTCACCGTGTACATGGCGGTCCTCGTGGCCATGGTGTGCACCGCGCTGTTCGCCGACCTGCCGACCCGGTGGACCGCGCTCGGCGCACTGTGTTTCGCAGTGTCCGACGGCATGATCGGGATCAGCAAGTTCGTCCTCGGTAACGAGGCGCTGGCGGTCCCGATCTGGTGGGCCTATGCCGCGTCGTTGCTCCTGATCACCGCCGGGTTCTTCGCCGGCCGGACGGTGTCGGCCGCGTCTGCTACACCGGCTGCGTGA
- a CDS encoding flavin-containing monooxygenase: protein MTTPDVQTVIVGAGFSGIGAGILLDRAGLGDYQILEAGSGPGGTWFWNTYPGVAVDIPSFSYQFSFEQSADWSRTYAKGHELKAYAEHCVDKYGLRDRIRFGTHVTGAAYDDDADLWRVQTDSGTVTARFLINGSGVLTVPKPPDIEGVADFAGITMHTARWDSSIDLSGKRVAIIGTGASAVQVIPEIAPIVDHLTVFQRTPIWCFPKLDLPLPAAARWAMRIPGGKTLQRLASQAYVELTFPLSAQYYSVFPLADGAARMGRSFLRREVHDPVIRDKLTPRYAVGCKRPGFHNTYLATYNRENVSLVTESIERITPAGVRTADGQEHEVDVLILATGFKVMDVDSVPTFPVTGAGGHTLGEFWETQRLQAYEGVSIPGFPNFFTVMGPYGYVGSSYFALIEAQVHHIVRCLQRAERVGAQRIEVSQEANDRYFAEMLRKRHRQVFWQDSCQSANSYYFDKNGDVPLRPATTVEAYVRSRRFDLEDYEFSA from the coding sequence ATGACAACGCCTGATGTCCAGACCGTTATCGTCGGCGCCGGCTTCTCCGGGATCGGAGCCGGCATCCTGTTGGACCGGGCCGGGCTCGGTGACTACCAAATCCTCGAAGCCGGCTCCGGACCCGGCGGAACCTGGTTCTGGAACACCTATCCCGGTGTCGCCGTGGATATCCCGTCGTTCTCCTACCAGTTCTCGTTCGAACAGAGTGCGGACTGGTCCCGCACCTACGCCAAGGGCCACGAACTCAAGGCCTACGCGGAACACTGCGTCGACAAGTACGGGTTGCGGGACCGGATCCGCTTCGGCACCCACGTCACCGGCGCCGCGTACGACGACGATGCCGACCTGTGGCGCGTGCAGACCGATTCCGGCACCGTCACCGCGCGGTTCCTGATCAACGGCAGCGGCGTGCTGACGGTGCCCAAGCCACCGGACATCGAGGGCGTCGCCGATTTCGCGGGCATCACGATGCACACCGCGCGCTGGGACAGCAGCATCGACCTGAGTGGCAAGCGGGTCGCGATCATCGGCACCGGCGCCTCGGCGGTGCAGGTCATCCCGGAGATCGCGCCGATCGTGGACCACCTCACCGTGTTTCAGCGCACGCCCATCTGGTGCTTCCCCAAACTGGACCTGCCCCTGCCGGCCGCGGCCCGCTGGGCCATGCGCATCCCCGGCGGCAAAACGCTGCAGCGGCTGGCCAGCCAGGCCTACGTCGAGCTCACGTTCCCGCTGTCGGCGCAGTACTACAGCGTGTTCCCGTTGGCCGACGGCGCGGCCCGCATGGGCCGGTCGTTCCTGCGCCGTGAGGTGCATGATCCCGTCATCCGCGACAAGCTCACCCCGCGCTACGCGGTCGGTTGCAAACGCCCGGGCTTCCACAACACCTACCTGGCGACGTACAACCGCGAAAATGTCAGTCTGGTAACCGAATCCATCGAACGGATCACCCCGGCCGGGGTACGCACCGCCGACGGGCAAGAGCACGAGGTCGACGTGCTGATCCTGGCCACCGGGTTCAAGGTGATGGACGTCGACAGCGTGCCGACGTTTCCCGTCACCGGGGCCGGCGGCCACACCCTCGGCGAGTTCTGGGAGACGCAGCGACTGCAGGCGTACGAAGGCGTCAGCATCCCCGGCTTCCCGAACTTCTTCACCGTCATGGGCCCGTACGGCTACGTGGGCTCGTCCTACTTCGCCCTGATCGAAGCCCAGGTCCACCACATCGTGCGGTGTCTGCAGCGCGCGGAAAGGGTTGGCGCCCAACGGATCGAAGTCTCGCAGGAGGCCAACGACCGCTACTTCGCCGAGATGCTCCGCAAACGTCACCGCCAGGTGTTCTGGCAGGACAGCTGCCAGAGCGCCAACAGCTACTACTTCGACAAGAACGGCGATGTGCCACTACGGCCGGCCACCACGGTGGAGGCCTACGTCCGCAGCCGCCGGTTCGACCTCGAAGACTACGAGTTCAGCGCGTGA
- a CDS encoding MarR family winged helix-turn-helix transcriptional regulator translates to MGAKKTDAVDVIQEQWRRERPDLDGTAMAILGRLGRLAAAASDRIESVFAAHGLQRGEFDVLATLRRSGQPYELNPSGLADTLMMSRAGMTSRLDRLEKAGLVQRVADEDDRRAIRVALTNRGLHLVDIAVTEHFENETSILSVLSDRDRHEFDRIARLLLTGLEDVD, encoded by the coding sequence GTGGGCGCGAAGAAGACGGATGCGGTGGACGTGATCCAGGAGCAGTGGCGGCGAGAACGGCCGGACCTCGACGGTACGGCCATGGCCATCCTCGGGCGGCTGGGCCGGCTCGCGGCAGCGGCGAGTGACCGAATCGAATCGGTATTCGCGGCACACGGATTGCAGCGCGGCGAGTTCGATGTCCTTGCGACACTGCGACGTTCAGGGCAGCCTTACGAGCTCAACCCCTCCGGCCTCGCCGACACTCTGATGATGTCGCGAGCCGGAATGACCAGCCGCCTGGACCGGCTGGAAAAAGCCGGACTGGTGCAGCGGGTCGCGGACGAGGACGACCGGCGCGCTATCCGGGTCGCGCTCACCAACCGAGGTCTGCATCTCGTCGACATCGCCGTGACCGAGCACTTCGAGAACGAAACCAGCATCCTGTCCGTGCTTTCAGATCGGGACCGCCACGAGTTCGACCGCATCGCGCGGCTGCTTCTGACCGGTCTCGAAGACGTCGACTGA
- a CDS encoding alpha/beta hydrolase, giving the protein MTLDEPDAVTSAERPGIDPILKALLDAVPLEFTIDDGVEVARAKIAAVRPPAAMLPDLRIENRILDCGDAGQIPARIYWPPIDGETRPLPVVVFYHGGGWAIGDLDSHDHVARAHAVGARAIVVSVDYRLAPEHPFPAGIEDSWAALQWVGAHAAELGGDPTRLAVAGDSAGGNISAVMAQRARDTAGPALAFQLLWYPATTGDVTLPSFTENADAPMLNSNVTAAFLSWYLPGMDISDASTLPTELAPANAESLAGLPPAYIGTAEHDPLRDDGAHYAKLLAAAGVPVELSNEPTMVHGFVSLALASPVATEATNRGLAALKAALYA; this is encoded by the coding sequence ATGACCCTGGATGAGCCCGACGCTGTGACGTCCGCAGAACGCCCTGGTATCGACCCGATCCTCAAAGCCCTCCTGGACGCGGTGCCGCTGGAGTTCACCATCGACGACGGCGTCGAGGTGGCCCGGGCCAAGATCGCCGCGGTGCGGCCGCCCGCCGCGATGCTGCCGGACCTGCGGATCGAGAACCGCATCCTCGATTGCGGTGACGCGGGCCAGATTCCGGCCCGCATCTATTGGCCGCCCATCGACGGGGAGACGCGCCCGCTGCCGGTGGTGGTCTTCTACCACGGCGGCGGCTGGGCCATCGGCGATCTGGATTCGCACGACCATGTGGCCCGGGCCCACGCCGTCGGCGCCCGCGCCATCGTGGTGTCGGTCGACTATCGCCTGGCGCCCGAGCATCCGTTCCCGGCCGGCATCGAAGATTCCTGGGCCGCGCTGCAGTGGGTCGGCGCGCACGCTGCTGAACTCGGTGGTGACCCGACGCGCCTGGCGGTGGCCGGCGACTCGGCCGGCGGCAACATCTCTGCCGTGATGGCGCAGCGGGCGCGCGACACCGCGGGCCCGGCCCTGGCGTTCCAGCTGCTCTGGTACCCGGCGACCACAGGTGACGTCACACTGCCGTCGTTCACCGAGAACGCCGATGCCCCCATGCTGAACAGCAACGTGACCGCGGCCTTCCTGTCGTGGTACCTGCCCGGCATGGACATCAGCGATGCCTCGACGCTGCCGACCGAGCTGGCCCCGGCGAATGCCGAGTCGCTGGCCGGCCTGCCGCCGGCATACATCGGTACCGCCGAGCACGACCCGCTGCGCGACGACGGCGCGCACTACGCCAAACTGCTTGCCGCCGCCGGAGTTCCGGTCGAGTTGAGCAACGAACCGACCATGGTGCACGGCTTCGTCAGCCTCGCTCTGGCCTCGCCGGTGGCCACCGAGGCCACCAACCGCGGCCTGGCGGCCCTGAAGGCTGCCCTCTACGCGTAG
- a CDS encoding alpha/beta hydrolase — protein MSDTVRPPLDPILEKVLEAVPFQLTMDGGAEAARARFRELPRKAVFPEVRAEDRTVEDVPVRIYWPADVEPSAPVVLFFHGGGWVVGDLDTYDGTARLHAAGTGAVVVSVDYRLAPEHPFPAAVDDVWAVTQWVADHAGEIGGDPNRLAVAGDSAGGNLAAVVAQLARDAGIPLRAQLLWYPATTWDTTLPSFTENADAPVLGRDAVGGFSLLYATGVDLRNPPAALVPARAESLAGLAPAYIAVAGHDPLRDDGIRYGEMLTAAGVSAEVHNAETLVHGYLGYHGVVPATTAAADRAIAALRVALA, from the coding sequence ATGTCGGACACTGTGCGTCCCCCGCTCGATCCCATTCTGGAAAAGGTACTGGAAGCAGTTCCGTTCCAATTGACCATGGACGGCGGTGCCGAAGCCGCCCGTGCGCGGTTCCGAGAGCTGCCCCGCAAGGCCGTGTTCCCGGAGGTCCGCGCCGAGGACCGCACCGTCGAAGACGTGCCGGTCCGGATCTACTGGCCTGCGGACGTCGAACCATCGGCACCGGTGGTGCTGTTCTTCCACGGCGGCGGCTGGGTGGTCGGCGATCTCGACACCTACGACGGCACCGCCCGGTTGCATGCCGCCGGGACCGGCGCCGTCGTGGTATCGGTGGATTACCGACTGGCCCCCGAGCATCCCTTCCCCGCCGCGGTGGACGACGTCTGGGCCGTCACGCAGTGGGTGGCCGACCACGCCGGAGAGATCGGTGGTGACCCGAATCGTCTTGCCGTCGCCGGTGATTCGGCCGGCGGCAACCTCGCCGCCGTGGTCGCCCAGCTGGCCCGCGACGCCGGTATCCCCCTGCGCGCCCAGCTGCTGTGGTACCCGGCAACGACCTGGGACACGACGCTGCCGTCGTTCACCGAGAACGCCGACGCACCGGTCCTGGGTCGCGACGCCGTCGGCGGTTTCTCGCTGCTCTATGCCACGGGTGTCGACCTACGAAACCCACCGGCCGCCCTGGTGCCGGCGCGCGCCGAGTCCCTGGCCGGGCTGGCACCGGCGTACATCGCCGTCGCCGGGCACGACCCGCTGCGCGACGACGGCATCCGGTACGGCGAGATGCTCACCGCAGCAGGGGTTTCCGCCGAGGTGCACAATGCCGAGACCTTGGTGCACGGCTACCTGGGCTATCACGGTGTGGTGCCGGCGACGACGGCGGCGGCCGACCGCGCCATCGCCGCGCTCCGGGTCGCGTTAGCCTGA
- the metK gene encoding methionine adenosyltransferase, producing MSEGRLFTSESVTEGHPDKICDAISDSVLDALLAQDPKSRVAVETLVTTGQVHVVGEVTTSAKEAFADIPLIVRDRIRQIGYDHSGKGFDYATCGVNIGIGAQSPDIAAGVDTAHEARVEGAGDPLDAQGAGDQGLMFGYAINDTPELMPLPIALAHRLSRRLTEVRKNNTVDYLRPDGKTQVTIEYRDNVPVRLDTVVLSTQHAEGVDLDGTLAPDIRRHVVETVLADLAHDTMDTSDFRLLVNPTGNFVVGGPMGDAGLTGRKIIVDTYGGWARHGGGAFSGKDPSKVDRSAAYAMRWVAKNVVAAGLADRVEVQVAYAIGKAAPVGLFVETFGTEHFDVARIEKAITSVFDLRPGAIIRDLDLLRPIYAPTAAYGHFGRTDIELPWEQLDKVDDLKASV from the coding sequence GTGAGTGAAGGTCGGCTGTTTACCAGCGAGTCAGTGACCGAAGGACATCCGGACAAGATCTGCGACGCCATCAGCGATTCGGTGCTCGACGCGCTGCTCGCGCAGGATCCCAAGTCGCGGGTCGCGGTGGAGACCCTGGTGACCACGGGTCAGGTGCACGTTGTCGGCGAGGTCACCACCAGTGCCAAGGAAGCGTTTGCCGACATCCCGCTGATCGTCCGTGACCGGATCCGCCAGATCGGCTACGACCACTCCGGCAAGGGCTTCGATTACGCCACCTGTGGCGTGAACATCGGCATCGGTGCGCAGTCCCCGGACATCGCCGCCGGTGTCGACACAGCCCATGAGGCGCGCGTCGAAGGCGCCGGCGACCCGCTGGACGCCCAGGGCGCCGGCGACCAGGGCCTGATGTTCGGCTACGCCATCAACGACACCCCTGAGCTGATGCCGCTGCCCATCGCGCTGGCGCACCGGCTGTCGCGGCGCCTCACCGAGGTCCGCAAAAACAACACCGTCGACTACCTGCGTCCCGACGGCAAGACCCAGGTCACCATCGAGTACCGCGACAACGTCCCGGTCCGCCTGGACACCGTGGTGCTGTCCACCCAGCACGCCGAGGGCGTCGATCTGGACGGCACGCTGGCCCCGGACATCCGCCGCCATGTCGTCGAGACCGTGCTGGCGGATCTGGCCCACGACACCATGGACACCTCCGACTTCCGGCTGCTGGTCAACCCGACCGGCAACTTCGTCGTCGGTGGCCCGATGGGTGACGCCGGCCTGACCGGCCGCAAGATCATCGTCGACACCTACGGCGGCTGGGCTCGCCACGGCGGCGGCGCCTTCTCGGGCAAGGACCCGTCAAAGGTGGACCGCTCGGCGGCGTACGCGATGCGCTGGGTGGCCAAGAACGTCGTTGCGGCCGGCCTGGCCGACCGCGTCGAGGTCCAGGTGGCGTATGCCATCGGCAAGGCCGCTCCGGTGGGCCTGTTCGTCGAGACCTTCGGGACCGAGCACTTCGACGTGGCCCGCATCGAGAAGGCCATCACCTCGGTCTTCGACCTGCGTCCCGGCGCCATCATCCGCGACCTGGACCTGCTGCGCCCGATCTACGCGCCGACCGCCGCGTACGGCCACTTCGGCCGCACCGACATCGAACTGCCGTGGGAGCAGCTCGACAAGGTCGACGACCTGAAGGCGTCGGTCTAA
- a CDS encoding cupin domain-containing protein, with protein MTTDFRPAAIRRPEDAEIIGGPSTSVRLLIDSNEAGGTVSTVEVTMTRGADGAMPHYHTLSDELFYVADGELQVMAGDEIVTVSAGGAMVVPKFMPHAFGAAPGMPARILIALMPGVERHGYFRFLERLAGGEAAPADIDAAQADYDNHFIDAPRWWAEREANRA; from the coding sequence ATGACCACCGACTTCCGCCCCGCCGCCATCCGCCGGCCTGAAGATGCCGAGATCATTGGCGGCCCTTCCACCTCCGTGCGGCTGCTCATCGACTCCAACGAGGCAGGCGGGACGGTCAGCACTGTCGAGGTGACCATGACGCGCGGCGCGGACGGCGCGATGCCGCACTATCACACCCTCTCCGACGAGCTGTTCTACGTGGCTGACGGTGAACTCCAGGTCATGGCAGGGGACGAGATCGTGACCGTCTCCGCCGGTGGGGCCATGGTCGTCCCCAAGTTCATGCCGCATGCGTTCGGCGCCGCCCCCGGGATGCCGGCCCGCATTCTCATCGCCCTCATGCCCGGCGTGGAACGCCACGGCTACTTCCGATTCCTCGAGCGCCTCGCGGGCGGCGAGGCTGCGCCGGCCGATATCGACGCCGCCCAGGCGGACTATGACAACCACTTCATCGACGCCCCGCGGTGGTGGGCAGAACGTGAGGCCAACCGCGCCTGA
- the fmt gene encoding methionyl-tRNA formyltransferase, whose translation MRIIFAGTPEPALPSLRRLIASPRHEVVAVLTRPDAASGRRGKPAPSPVAELALAEGIPVLRPAKPNEPEFVAELAELAPDCCAVVAYGALLRDELLAVPRLGWINLHFSVLPAWRGAAPVHAAIAAGDEVTGATTFQIERALDSGPVYGVLTEAVRPIDTAGDLLARLADAGAGLLETTLDGVEDGALTAVPQPTDGVTIAPKVTVEDARVRWDLPAHVVDRRIRAVTPNPGAWTEIGDLRVKLGPVVPVEAEPLAPGAIRAEKAGVLIGTGSAPVRLGMVQPPGKKLMNAADWARGARLDEGVVAR comes from the coding sequence GTGCGCATAATATTCGCCGGGACACCGGAACCCGCGCTGCCGTCGTTGCGTCGGCTCATCGCGTCGCCCCGCCATGAGGTGGTCGCGGTGCTGACCCGACCCGACGCGGCCTCCGGTCGGCGTGGCAAGCCGGCGCCGTCCCCGGTGGCGGAACTTGCTCTGGCCGAAGGTATTCCGGTGCTGCGGCCGGCCAAACCCAACGAGCCGGAGTTCGTCGCAGAACTCGCCGAGTTGGCACCGGACTGCTGCGCCGTCGTCGCCTACGGTGCCCTGCTGCGTGACGAACTGCTGGCCGTGCCGCGGCTGGGCTGGATCAACCTGCACTTCTCGGTGCTGCCGGCCTGGCGCGGCGCCGCCCCGGTGCACGCCGCCATCGCCGCGGGCGATGAGGTGACGGGCGCCACGACCTTCCAGATCGAACGTGCCCTGGACTCCGGCCCGGTGTACGGCGTGCTGACCGAGGCGGTGCGGCCCATCGACACCGCAGGTGACCTGCTGGCCCGCTTGGCCGACGCCGGCGCCGGTCTCCTCGAGACGACACTCGACGGTGTCGAGGACGGCGCACTGACCGCGGTGCCGCAGCCCACCGATGGTGTGACGATTGCCCCCAAGGTCACCGTCGAGGACGCGCGGGTGCGGTGGGACCTGCCCGCGCACGTCGTCGACCGCCGCATCCGCGCGGTCACGCCCAACCCGGGGGCCTGGACCGAGATCGGCGACCTGCGGGTGAAACTCGGCCCGGTGGTTCCGGTCGAGGCAGAACCGTTGGCGCCCGGTGCAATTCGCGCGGAGAAGGCCGGCGTGCTGATCGGCACCGGGAGCGCTCCGGTGCGGCTGGGCATGGTGCAGCCGCCGGGGAAGAAATTGATGAATGCGGCGGACTGGGCGCGCGGCGCCCGGCTGGATGAAGGTGTGGTGGCCCGGTGA
- a CDS encoding dihydroxyacetone kinase subunit DhaK, with translation MQPQTTQPVDTADAASSTKKFLNDPVHAALDSLAGFARSVPELVRWDDVEQIIVRATPLPAGQVGLVSGGGSGHEPLHAGFVGPGMLTAAAPGAVFASPSVDQILAATRAAAAGGGVLHIVKNYTGDVLNFRLAAEAAQAEGIDVASVLVDDDVAVNDSAHTVGKRGTGATLFVHKIAGAVAGAGGTLEHVRSAAADVVRRSASFGFALTSCSPPGAGPILTLGADEIEVGVGIHGEQGRRSDVVRPAADLVAEAADILVASLELGAGSRVAALVNGMGGTPLMELYILFNDLADELARRHISIERNLVGNYVTSLDMAGASFTLVAFDDQLATLWDAPVHTAALRWGC, from the coding sequence CTGCAGCCCCAGACGACCCAGCCGGTCGACACCGCTGATGCCGCCTCGTCGACGAAGAAGTTCCTCAACGATCCCGTCCATGCCGCCCTCGACAGCCTGGCAGGCTTCGCTCGCTCGGTGCCGGAGCTCGTTCGATGGGATGACGTCGAGCAGATCATCGTCCGCGCGACACCGTTACCCGCCGGACAGGTCGGGTTGGTGTCCGGCGGCGGTTCGGGTCACGAGCCGCTCCATGCCGGATTCGTCGGGCCGGGGATGCTGACGGCCGCGGCGCCGGGTGCGGTGTTTGCGTCGCCGAGCGTCGATCAGATTCTGGCTGCCACTCGGGCCGCTGCCGCGGGCGGGGGCGTCCTGCACATCGTGAAGAACTACACCGGTGATGTGCTCAACTTCCGGCTTGCGGCCGAAGCCGCTCAGGCCGAGGGGATCGACGTGGCGAGCGTGTTGGTCGACGACGACGTCGCGGTCAATGACTCCGCGCACACCGTCGGTAAGCGTGGCACCGGGGCAACGCTCTTCGTCCACAAGATCGCCGGCGCGGTCGCCGGGGCCGGCGGCACGTTGGAACACGTACGCTCAGCGGCTGCCGATGTCGTGCGGCGCAGTGCCAGTTTCGGGTTCGCACTGACATCGTGTTCACCGCCGGGGGCGGGTCCGATCCTGACTCTCGGTGCCGACGAGATCGAGGTGGGTGTCGGAATTCATGGTGAGCAGGGCAGGCGTAGCGATGTTGTGCGCCCGGCCGCGGACCTGGTTGCCGAGGCCGCCGACATCCTGGTCGCCAGTCTGGAACTCGGTGCCGGCAGTCGCGTGGCCGCGTTGGTCAACGGGATGGGCGGCACTCCACTGATGGAGCTGTACATCCTGTTCAACGACCTTGCCGACGAGCTCGCGCGCCGGCACATCAGCATCGAGCGAAATCTGGTCGGCAATTACGTGACCAGCCTGGACATGGCCGGTGCGTCGTTCACTCTCGTGGCTTTCGATGATCAGTTGGCCACGCTGTGGGACGCGCCCGTGCACACTGCCGCATTACGTTGGGGCTGCTAG